The Phragmites australis chromosome 1, lpPhrAust1.1, whole genome shotgun sequence genomic interval GGTCACACTGATAAAGTTATGCTGCTTGAACTTTGATGCTTAATTATGCATGTAGAGCCATGccaaataaatacataattaaattaaattatgcTTGTATATCTGTTAATGTATACCTAGCTATTTAATAGCTTGTAGTGTCATATCACTCATTTAGTAGGTAAACACTTTGTCGAAAGGAGTGAAAGGCATTTGCTTGTTAACAACACCCACCATGTTTTCTCTTGCAATCCTTTATTAGCGGTGAACTGGCAATCATTGATTTGATATGTTAGCTATGTATGAACTCTTGCACATTTGCGTATACATCCTTTTTTATTGATGTTCCTATCGGTGCTTCTTTTTGGAGActaaaaaaataatgttgtcACTCAACAGAAGAGATATTTCCTAGCACCCAGGCCTTAGTGATTTCATTGGCTACTAATTTAGCTTTTTATCATCATTCCAGTAGTATTACTTTTTTTTCTATCGTTCTATATGGAATCTTCATTATCTGCACACAcgagttttttttgttttttttaaaaatggaaAGCAATCTGGGAGAACTTGTATCTATAAATTCAATTTAACCTCAATTTGAGATGGGGTACCATGAGGTTCATTTCAGTTCTTATGGTACATGACATGTTGATTGAACTTGTAGGCCAATAGTTCAGTTTTCCACAAATGAGTCAGTTGCTTGCCGGATGATGCCTAATGAGATACAATTCCTTGATCCAAAAGATTTCACAAAAGGGATTTTGTCTAGGATAAGAATGCCTAGCATAGCTACAATGCAGCTAGCAACTGCGCCAGGATATCATGTTGCTAGATTTGTACCAGAGACAaaggtccatatttttacttaGTTTGATTGTGTTTCCACAAACTAGTTTAAGAACCTTAGTGATCTTaccttttttattttggatttCAAGTAGGGTGTTCTAGCCATACTTCAGATTTTCTCTTGCAATAAGGATGCACAAAATCAAGCTGTTACTCGTAGGAGCTTTTTTCGCTGTTCCACTTTTCAATTGCATTGGAACAAGGGGTCTACTGGGATTCTTGTTCGTGCTCAAGCTGATATGGATAAAACCAACCAGATTTACTATGGTGAAACAAAGTTGAACTACTTGACAACTGACTGGGCCTTTTAAGGAATTGTTCCTTAATAAGTTCTTAGATTTTGATAAGActatttctttaattttttgtCACTGACCCTATCATGAATTCACAGGAAATGATGGGCCGATGCATGATGTGCAGTGTGGTCTTCTTCGGGTTCTGAATTTGTTGTGGTTTACGGATGTATCGTTACATTTATAGTTTTTACATGTAATGTAGTATTTCAGGTCCTATGTTTACTATTTTCTACTCCCTTTGTCCTTTAAAGTGTTCCTTAACTTTATCTCAGTTATGCCAGCCAGGGCAACAatattcaacaaaaaaaatgcaactCTCTTCTTGATCTTGCTTAATGCCTTTACAATATGATAAGATGGAACCCCAAAGGACGATATATCCTCTAGAATAATTTTCAGTCAGTCTTGTTATGTGGTCTGGTTTGAATGTATATGAGCAATTTAGACTTAATTATCGAAGTTGAGCTATCTAAATAAGCTATATACATTTTACAAACCTCATGTTTTGACGTTATCCTTGATCTCATTTTCTCGACCAATTATCGTATCAGCAGGCTTTGGTAATTTGCTTGGTGATATGGTATGTTTCTACGCAAACAAAATTTCTGTTAAACAATATCCTTGGCCCTGAGAATCGGTATATTTTCTGAATGAAGAAATATTACTCTTTTCATTTGTTTAATTGTATGTATGCAGCGAGCATAATGAGACTAGTAGTAGCAGCAGCAAGGGGACATGGATCAAGGATCAAGGGGACGTTCCAAATGCGATCAAAGTAGTTTTTGAAGTCTTAGATGAGTGCATGGTTCAGGTCAATCATGTTTTCATTAGAACATGTCACAAAGGACATTTTGAAGTAGGTGATGACTCTATGCATGTCAAGATGTAGACATGTTTATATTTTGCATATGTGAACTTGACTTGTGTTGTCTATATTTTTATGAAAGATTATATGACTTGATGTAATGAGATGGTCCAAATGTTCAGATTGTTTTATAATGTGTTTCTATATTGCTAATATTCTCATAGGATGTGTGATGATATAGAgagaactatatatatatatgatgattTCTTTATTTCATCACATATAAGAAGTGGCTGTGGAAATTTCAGTGACAAAACATGAGCCAATAATAACATTTAATCTCACATTGTAtgataaataaaatatcatcGAATAGTCTATCTTCCACGACGATAGTATAATCGTCATAAAATGCAAGACGTTTTATGATGATTTCGTGGATTTTGTCACTAAGTATATTCTATAACGTTGATTCTGTGACGAAGTGAGTGACGTGAGAAATACGTCATTATTATTATTCTGTGATAAAAATATCGTTATACCGTGACAATAACCTATCATCATCGATAGCCATATTTTTTGTAATGGCAACACAATACGTATGATTATTATCCTAAGAAAGACTAAAATCTATATAAAATTACGTGTCCTTCTCTTCAATACGTACAATTAATAATCATATATCCATACATAAAATAAGTATTTGTATAATCAACTTCCGATTACACCACGCTTCCAATCTCAGTAAACCATGACAGATCAAGCAATAGTATTGGGCACTAAGAGCTCGAGAAAGTGAGAGAAGAGAGGTCATGCGAGCTCGAGAACTGAGAagaattctttttttcttttgggagATCACCGTTCATTATTTAACCTTTTCTGTTGATGTTGAGATGGGCTGGGCCACAAAACTAAAGGAGAAAGGAAGTAAAGCCGGTTGGATTTTGGACTTGGCCCAGTttacatcttaaaaaaaaaacaagctttTACAAGTGAAGAAAATTACATCTGAATATCTGATTACACATCTAAACGTAAGATGAAAATTATTTGCTGATATAATATGTGAATTCTTTCAGTTTTAAATCAGGCCTGCGTTAGGAGatcagaaaataaaaagatgaCAAATCTCATTTCCATTTTATCATATCAATGAAGCATCTGGTGCTTTGGAATCTACACAAAATTCAGAGAATCCTTTACATCTTATTACATGACCGAACAAAAAACAGAAGGTATGGACTGATACAGTTCATGAATTCTTGAAGTTTTAAACCCAAGCCCGCAATCTGGCAGTGCTCCTGATTTAACTCGCAAGTAACAAACTATATGTACACACATTTACAAACGCCCCATTGCATTGGGCAGGGAGAAAAATGGCTTGAACGTCAGTACTAGCCCAATTACCGACACCAAGTTTAGCATCAGGAACAAGATCTGATCACCTGCATGTTGCATAAATGAAACAAGAACATGCACTTAGTAATTTGTATTTAGCTGCCTAACATCCTAGGCATCATAAGTAATGCAATTAGCAAGCGTGGAAGAGCCATGTATTTGTCGTTTGTATACCTGGTAAGAACAACCCACTTATGTGCTTCTGAGCCAAAGAAAACCTGTAAAAAGGCAAGAAATGAAGTTAAGCGATTGGAATTGCTTGCTTGCAAGCCAAACAAATGTTGATCATATTATTCTGGGAAACAAACATCAGATTTCTAGccatagaaaagaaaaaaaagtacttACAGAattcctgctgctgctggagctaCAGCTTTGAACATTGACATCAGAGTCACAGAGATGCCATTTGCAACACCTCTTTGTTCTTGTGTCTGCACATGTTTCATCAAACAAGTTAGAATCTAGGCAAATGATAGAGCAAATTTATTGAGATAAATGAGCCTATTGGACAGGATTGATGCGTACCACTGCGGTGTTTTGCAGAATATTGCACGCAATAGTAATCGTAGCCTGTTTCATTCAAATAACACATTAGAATCTGTTCATGATAAAATTTCCTTGTAAAATTACTGAGCTTATTTTCTCTAACAAGATTGCTATACAGTTTTATTTGTACTCTTTCTCTTCATAGGAGGCAGAAAAACAATAACATTATCAGCAATTTTGCTAAACTAGAATTAAAAAATGTGGAATTATGTCAACACAGATGAGATTCAAATTTTCCCTATTCTAGCTAGTTGCTGATGGCGATAAAAGAGATCGAAGAAACTGACTCACAGCGAACATATTCTTCAAAAGCGAAGCTATGTTGATAAGTATTTTGAGCTCCGGCCCATGTAGGTTGGCCATGAAGGGATATGTTGCGAGGAGAAGtatcgacaagatctacaaatCGAACAACCATTGGAATTTGGTACTTGAAAGGATAAATCAGATTAAAGAATTATCTTAACAAAGATAGGGATTTGCTTCAATACACCTCTTTTAGAAATATTTGTGGGTAACACACCCACAgtttccataaaaaaaatcaatgaatattctctcctccacctaatattcatattcacacacacacacagatatatatatataaccatcactttttcttttttatataatgAAATAATGAAAATACAACTCTAGACCTCTGCACCTTCAACTAAACTTAGGTTATTAGGTTGATGCATATTTGTTTCCCCACGTAATATAAACTATTTATTTAGattcttaatttattttttttacaagagGTGTATTGATGCAAACTTCACAAAGATGTATTTCTCACATACCGCCGCGGGACGGAATGGCTTAATTGGTCCAAAATGCTTGGCAAGGAAAGGATAAATAGCAAGTTGATATACCAGAACACCAAAACCTACAAAAATCAAATGAAATTGTTATCAGGTAAATAATTCAACGGCAATGCTTCCACGAAGTGGTAAAGATGCATGCTATTTATGTGCTAATTTAATTCATTTTGGAGATTATGTCTCTCTAACTCTCTTTTTGGCAAGGGATTGTGTAATAATTCTTAGCTTAAAAACTTGGAAAAATATCACATACCTGAGAAGGCTAGCACAGTACCAACATCCTGGGATGTCAAACTCAGGCCTCGGAATTTTCTGCTGCTCACTGCCCAGAGTGAAAATATCTGAAGATGATATTTCAAGAACATATTAGCATTCTCCATGTGCAGCTTATCAGCTATTTCAAGGGATACAATGCTATACTGGCATTCTGTTATATTCAGTTGTTAAATAAGTTACTCTCAATCTCTCATGGTTcagggtatgtttggtttcttTATCCAGCCTTGCCTAGCAAGACTAGAGGACAAGCAAGCAAGGACGGagccagaaaaaaaaatcactcggGAGGCCAAATAGGAAGAGCTGAATATTAGGGATgccaaatacattttttttattttacatgaaaaaatctAGTAGCATATAGAAGAAATCATCAACCATAGGGGATGCTAGGGCTCCCCTTAGCCCCTCCCTGCTCCGTCCTTGCAAGCAAGCATATTTGTTCCTTTGCTTGGTTTGAATTTGGGCAAGGTGGGCAAGGATTTCCTtgcttttgagagagagagagcaaaattGACTCTCCTCTTCTAGCAAGGTTTGCATTGACTAACCTTGCCAAGTAAAGCTAGCGGGCAAGGGTGGGCAAAGAAATTAAACATACCCTTAAAACTTAGAAATATAGAATAGAAATCACCTCAAGATAAGCTGTGTCATGGAGAGAAAAGATACAGTAGAGGATTACTGCTGACATCAGTTGCCAGTTCTTTAGCAGGTTCTTTGTAGATTCACCTCTAGATTCTTTAGCTTTTCCACCTTCTAAATTCGAGTCGCCAACTTGTGCCTCCAGTTCATCGATAACTTCTACTTTGTCATCATGGTGAAAGTGCAGTGTTTCCTGAGAAAATGGGATAAATGATAAGGAACTTTCTCCgagtctaaagaaaaatttgaaagaAATGACTTTTTTGGGAAGTACTGGAAATTTGTACTGAACGGAGGTGGAGGCATATCATTCCagatttattttcttgaagGGATGATGAGAGCTGGATTTTCAATGGAAAAATCATAAGGGAGATGATGTGGTGTACCGGAAGCCAAATGCATGCAATACATGATCCTGCTGCTAGTACCGATATGACGAAGCAAGGGAGGAAGTATGGAAACCTGAAAGTAGATGCAAATTtcataggtttatcttatgctaaaaaagatacaaaatttAATATAATAGAAATAGTATGAGCAATAAATTTACCTCCCAAATATGGACTCTTCGGAGAAAAGATTTGGGTACTTATGTGCAGGCTAATACAGGATACAGGATAGATAATGTTAGTCATGTATTTTTGCAATTGTTGGTTTATTGGACTATTAGATGCAAATCTTCTCCATACTTGTGAAAGACTTAATCTTAGTTAATAAGCTGGAAAAAGCATGAAGTTaaccaaataatatatttacacTAACTTTGTTCCATATGCACTATTTTTGCAATCTTGTTGGAtgaaattttaaaattcaaCATTATTGTTTGGTAACTGAACAGCTATCCTCTTTGTAACTCTACCGTGTTTACTTGAGTTCTATGCATGAGATGTCAGCTCAGATGAAGTGAAACATGATGAAGGTACACTTTAGTATTTCCAAATTTAGCTTTTCTTGCTATCGCAGTGCACTTATCCAAACCTGTGCAAGAAACCCTCCAATAGCTGGTCCGACAACAAGAGCGATTGCTCGTGAAGATGTAACCTAGGACATAATGTTAGACATAAGTTAGCTACAAGTCAAAACAAACATTACAAACTGAAGAATTTGTTCAaaggaagaagttgaaggtttgAAATGCAAAACACAAAAGAGATAATTCTTACAAGAGAGATTCCTAGAGCTTGGTGCTCTTTCCTGCAGACTTCTGAAGCATAGGCCTGGAAAATGCAGATGCAGCCATGAGCATCTAATATATACCTAAATGTCATTTGCTGATTAGGGCCAGCCATCCACACAGCGAGTTACCTTGATTGGTCCTAGTATACCACAGAGCAACCCAAGTAACCCCCTAGTTACAATTGCCATCCAGTAAGTTGTGCTAAGGCCAAACAGTGTGTTAAACActattctgaaaaaaaaaacaaggtttACTTCAGCCCAACTGATTTATGGAGTACTGAGTATGATCTCACAATGTGGCTGAATGCTCATCCATACACTGAAAGGATGCTGATCACAATGCAGGGCTTCCGTCCATACTTGTCAGCAAACATGCCCCATGGCACAGCACTGATTGTTCTTCCAAGGAAATAAGTTGCCCCTTCAAGACAGATTACAGTCAGTAAGACAGTATCTAGTAAGGACAATTACCGTAGTCGAATGGCGATAGTAACTGCGGGCTAACAGACTTGTTTGATGACAATGCACATATGACATGCCGTcgtttcggaaaaaaaaaacaatgcacATATGACATTAGCTTTTTGAGAGTATAGATACATCCACGCAAGTGGTGAAATCGATCTCAACCATGAGAGGAGGCACTGCGCTCACCAACAAAACCAGCATAGAACCCAATGTCTTGCTCTTGCTTTGCGACTCTCAAGTCCCTGATCTGTTATATTATAACAAAGGCAAAGGAATTGATAACCATTTTATTTCTGAATTCATTGAGTAGCAGGTTTTCTGCACGTTAATGAAGGTAAATATTGATATTTTAAACATCTGTACATACCATGAAGTACAGATAAGGGAACAATGACTGGATCGGCATAGCtggaatagaaaaaaaattgagggGTTAATGAACAATAGATAAAACTAATTTGATGTGATTGAACAGAGAAAAACTGACAAGAAAAATGCAAGTATAATGTGTGACAGATCAATGAAATGTCCAAAAAATGTTTTTTAAATGAGTGATAAAAATGAATATGTTGGCACTTTCGTGCCACTAAAGTTGCCCAATCAATATATCATAGCCTTTGTTAAAAAAAGTATATATCATAGCCACCAGGTGTACTTGCATGTTTTCACTAGTTCGATGGTCCGAACAGACAACCCATGGAGGCCATGCACGATCACTCTGAATCTTACTGACAATGATCCTACAGCTATACTGGTAGCGACAGTCACCGAGCTGCTTGACATTTCAAAAGGGGATGACCAGATCAATGCCTGCAGACGGGACACATTGATGTAGAGGAAGTCCATGTACGGTATCCGACCGCTGGCCTGCACTCCTGCCGAGCCTTCCCATTGCCCAGCAATGGTGCGCCGCTGGCGCCGCCGGACATGATCTCGGCGGCAGGCCGCGCCGGAGAGGTCGCCTGCCGGTGCTAGATGGACGTGCTACGTGACTCCTCCCAGCCGTGCCGGTGCCGCCGTGCGGGTGTTGCTACCTGAAAGGACATCGAGATGGTCGAGTGGGTTCTGGGAGTTGCAGGGCATGATGTTTGTTGGCAAGAGCTGATCAATGGAGTTTAATCGGAGCAGTGATCCGTAGAAGCTGTGATcttaggtcatctccagcaactatcttaaattttcatccttaaaaacactattacagcatctcctatcactattacagcatctcctatcactattacatctccagcagctaccttattttctaccttctacctctctttttctctctctggccCGCTggcagcctctgtgaacagacTGCTACAGTAGTTCCGCAAAGTTGCTGGCTCGTTTTCCCTCTCCGCAGCACTGTAGCACCGGAGACCGATTCTGCTCGAGCTGCCACAGTACCTgcaaaacactgtagcagcCGGATCTGCAGAAATACCTCCTCTGATGGAGATGGCCTTAAGATTTTCCTTTCCTGGATTTCCTTTCTTGTTTTAGTTTTTGTCGTCTTTGGTTTAATTGGCTAAATTTAGGTGGCGGGATCAATGGGTTTGGCTGAGTCTGTTGTGCCGTTTGGAACCGACGGCTTCACCGCCAGTTGTATTTGGTACGACTCCGGCTCTTTATTTCACATTATATCTTAAACTTGTAAgttaaaacaaaataatttaaatctttatttttatactaaaagaaataaaatgactcatcgaaatattttttatgaattaaCTCTACgaatttctaaaaatagaaatactTTTTAAATACGGAACAGAAGTCGAACTCCCACCGACTTCCTTCACCTATAGAGTTTTATCACTGGACTACAACACCGTCTGCACCGGCTCTGAGAATTAGAGCCAAATAGATAAGTATGTTATCGATCAGCGAATGGACGAGATGGGACTGGAGACTGGACCATGGCCGCGAAAGGGAAGGCCGGCTTTCTTTCAATGGAAGCAGATGGAGACCACTGAAGCCAGACGGATGACTTTCAATTTGTAGGTATATATAGCATTACAGCTCCTCCGCAGCATCTATAGCTAGATCTGTATCTTTCATGACcacgcaaaaaagaaaaaagaaagaaagtctAGGTCCGTCGCGGTCCACGCGCGCATCTCTCTTACAGCTACGTTCCTAGCTTGTGGCGGGCTCTTCACCACTCACGGCACGACCCATGCATCCCATCGAAACGGCCGGCGGGAGAAGAGTCGACGTTGTACGTAGTTTCCGCGAAACTTCCTGACGTGCGGATCACCGGAGTCCGGCCTCCAGAAGCAAGGGTTTCCATTCCGGCGAGCAATGGATGGACAGCACGCCCTACCAGGCGATAGATGCAATTCCTAACTAACAGTCAATAGGTCCATGGAGGGCGTCTTTTTCACCCTGAC includes:
- the LOC133910201 gene encoding protein ZINC INDUCED FACILITATOR-LIKE 1-like produces the protein MAAGENGAVAGAAAPLLGAARRKHHEGCPGCRLDEINKTSTGIPYLNFFYIWVVCLTASMPIQSLFPYLYFMIRDLRVAKQEQDIGFYAGFVGATYFLGRTISAVPWGMFADKYGRKPCIVISILSVIVFNTLFGLSTTYWMAIVTRGLLGLLCGILGPIKAYASEVCRKEHQALGISLVTSSRAIALVVGPAIGGFLAQPAHKYPNLFSEESIFGRFPYFLPCFVISVLAAGSCIACIWLPETLHFHHDDKVEVIDELEAQVGDSNLEGGKAKESRGESTKNLLKNWQLMSAVILYCIFSLHDTAYLEIFSLWAVSSRKFRGLSLTSQDVGTVLAFSGFGVLVYQLAIYPFLAKHFGPIKPFRPAAILSILLLATYPFMANLHGPELKILINIASLLKNMFAATITIACNILQNTAVTQEQRGVANGISVTLMSMFKAVAPAAAGILFSLAQKHISGLFLPGDQILFLMLNLVSVIGLVLTFKPFFSLPNAMGRL